The segment CGCATGCCATAGCTTTCATAGGGCTGGTAAAGGGCCAGAACCGGCATCTGCTCGGCGACGAAGTCCATGATCTCCCCATAGGCTTCCTTGCGGACGGCGACATCGGTCGAGTAGCGGAACTTGTCCCACAGATCGACATAGGCCTGGTCGGTCGGCCAGGTCATTTCCGCACCCGAACCCTTGGGCGACCACATCACGCCGAAGGAACCGGCGGGATCGGCGAAATACATCGGGTTGGACCAGTTGCGCACTTCCATGTCCTCATCGGGACCAGTCCACTTGGTGGTCACGTTGATATTGGTTGTGACGCCCACGGCGGCCCACATTTCCTGGATCGCCTGAGCAGCGAGCAAGCCATTGGTGTAATAGACCGGGTCGGTGTCGAAACGGATCGGCGAGCCGTCATAGCCAGCCTCTGCGAGCAGCTGCTTGGCCAGTTCGGGATCGTAACGATAGGTCTGGGCATCGGCACCCATATAGAGCTCGCCGAACTGCTCGAAAGTATGAGCGCCCGGCACCTTGGCCTGGCCGCCCCAGAGGGCTTCGTTGAGCAGGTTGCGATCGATGGCATAGGCCAGGGCCTGGCGCATCTTGGGATTGGCGAGCTTGGGATTTTCGGTATTGAAGAAAATCACATGGAACAGCGGCGTCACGGCGCCTTCGACCTTGAGGGCGGGGTTGGACGAAATGGTCTGCAGCTGATCGGGCGGGACATTGGTGATGAGGTCGACTTCACCATTGGCGAGCGCGGTGACGCGGGTGGCCAGTTCTGGGATGCGGCGCAGGGTGACGGTTTCCATCGGCGCCTTGTCGCCCCAATAGTCGCCAAAGCGCGACCAGACCAGATTTTCGCCAGGCTGGAAGGACGAGATGGCATAGGGGCCGGTGCCGACCGGAGCCATCATGAAGGCGTCGAAGTCGGACTGCTCGATTGCAGCAGTGTCACCCGAAACGCCGGCGATGTAAGTGCGCGGCACGATCGAGGCTTCCGAGGTGTTGAGCAGGATCTCGAACAGCGGCTCGGGCTTCTTGGTCGTGACCTTGACGGTCTTGTCGTCGACCTTTTCGACCGAGGCGAAATTGTCGAAGAACTGACGGTGGATGCCGGCAAATTCGGGCGTCATGTCCTCAAGAATGCGCTCGAACGAGAAGACCACGTCATCGGCAGTCATGGTGTCGCCATTGTGGAACTTGACGCCATCGCGCAGGGTCAGGACCATTTCGGTCGGCGAGGTCTGTTCCCAGGCGGTGGCGAGACCTGGGATGAAGTTGGCGCCGGGCTGGGTGTAGTCCTTGAGGATCAGCGGATCGAAGGTGTTGAAATAGATCTGGCTGCCCTGGTTGCCGAAATCCTTGCCGGGATCAAGCCACGGCGGCAGGTTCTGCACGCCGACGGTGAGGCTCTGGGCGCTGGCGGCGCCGACCAGGACGGTGGTCACCGTCAGGGCCGTGAGGAGGGTCTTGAGCATTTGCAGTCGTCCTTTGGTTGCGGCAGCCGGGTTCGTTCGGTGTCGGGAGGAGCACCGTGGCGGCCGTAGAACTTCGTGGGTCGGATCGGCGCCTGGGGCGCCGACCCTTATTTGAGACGCACGTCGAGGGCGTCGCGCAGCCAGTCGCCGATGAGGAGGACCTGGAGGGAGATCAGCATGATGGCGATGGCGGGAACGAGGGCGATCCAGGAACTGGAGGCCAGGTAATCGCGGCCCAGTCCCACCATGGAGCCCAGCGTTGCCGTAGGCGGCTGGACGCCGAGGCCGAGGAAGGAGAGCGAGGACTCTGCCAGGATCAGCGCCGAGAAGGTCATGGTCCAGACCACGATGATCGGCGAGACGATATTGGGCAGGATATGCTTGAAGAGAATCCTTCCGTGACCGGCGCCGGCGGCGATGGAGGCCTCGACGAAGGGCATGCGCGAGACGGTGAGCACCTGGGCACGCACCACACGGGCATAGACTTCCCAACCGGCCAGACCGATCGTGATGATCAGCACCGGCAGCGAATTGCCGAAGACAGCGATGACGACCAGCGCGATCAGGGTGAAGGGAATGGCCAGTTGGATATCGACCACCGCCATCACCACCCCGCCCAGCCAGCCACGGGCATAGCCGGCAATAACGCCGAGCGCCGTGCCCAGGACCAGGCTGATCAGGCTGCCGATCAGGGCGATGGCCATGGTCAGCTGCAGGCCATGAAGGCTGCGCGACAGCAGGTCACGACCGAGCTGGTCGGTGCCCAGCCAATTGCCCGGTTTGGCACCTTCAAATCCCATCGGCGGCTTGAGGCGGGACAGCAGTGACTGTGCATCGGGACTGAACGGCGCAATCCAATGGGCACAGGCCGCGACAAGCAAGACCAGGGCGAAGAGCACGAGGTTGATGCGCATCACGACATTCGCGCGCGACCAGAGCGTTACAAACAGATTGGGCTTGCCCTTGCGGGCGGCCGAGATAGCGGAACCGACGGGGACAGAAATCTCGGTCATGATGCGGCAACCTTCACGCGGGGATCGAGAGCGGCATAGGCGTAGTCGACCACGAGGGACGAGGCGACGACGATGAGGGCGATGAGCACCACGCCGAATTGCAGCACGGGATAGTCGCGGCCGATGGCGGCAAAGACCACGAGATCACCGATGCCCTTGGTGGCAAAGACACTCTCAACGATGACCACGCGGGCGACCATGCCGGCAACCTGCAGGCCAAGGATCGTCACCACCGGGATGGCGGCATTGCGCAGGGCATGCTTTCCGACCACGATGTGCTCGGGCATGCCCTTGGCGCGGGCCGTCCGCAGATAATCCTGGTTCAGCACGTCCAGCATGGCATTGCGGGTGAAGCGCACGATCTCGGCGAGCATAGGCGCTGCCAACACGATGGCGGGCATCAGGAAGTGCAGCGGTGTCATCGAACCGGAACTGGGCAACCAGTGCAGGTTGAACGAGAAGACCAGGATCATGATGATCGCCAGCACGAAATTGGGCGTGGCGTAGCCGATGAACGCGATGCTCATGATGGCACCACCGATTGCCTTGCCGCGGCTGAGCGCGGCAATCAGGCCCAAAGGCAAGCCGACGACGACAGCCAGGCCCAGCGCATAGACAAAGAGCTGGATCGTATTGGGCAGGCGCTCGGCATAGATGTCGGCGACCGGACGGCGTTCATAGAGCGAAATGCCCATGTCGCCGGAAAACAGCCCCTGCAGGTAGTGCCAGAACTGGGCCAGCAGAGGCTGGTCCAATCCCATCTGTACGATCATGGCCTGCTTGGACTGAGCATCCATGCCCGGTGGCAGCAGGTAATCGGCGGCATTGCCGGAAAATCGCGTCGCAAAGAAAGTCGTGGCCACAACGACGCCGAGCGTGAGCACGGCGCCGATGGTGCGGCGGAGGAGCTGGTCAAGCATTTTCCGCCACATGCGCCGAGAGGCGCTCCTGGATGGCGTCCTGGCCTTCCACATCTCCGCCAAACTTGCCCATGGCGGGCAGCCACTTCTGCGTGCCCGAGGCGCGGAAGGGCAGCTTGATGAAGAACGGGTCGAGGCCGAACACCTCGAGTGTGAAGCTGCCATCCTTGACTTCGAGCATGGCATAGGCGGTCGCCGGTTCGGGATACGTTGTGAAGCGTTCCGAGAAGGACTGGATGGTGATGTGCTGGATATTGTGAACATTGGTCACGGTGTTCCAGTGCACATGGCCCGAGAGCCAGACGGCGACCTTGCCGGTCGCCTCGACGGCGCGACGCACTTCGGCATGATCGGGATAGGTCGAGACGTCGGCATTGTTCTCAAAGTAGAAATTGCCGATCTGCGAATGGCCCGAGAGCGGGATATGCGTTGCGATGATGGCGGGACGATCATCGGCGTTGAGCGTGTCGATCAGCCAGGCCAGGTCACCGGCGACATGGGGGAAGCCAATGTGATCGCGGGTGAACTCGCCCTTGGTATTGGCCTGCCAGAGGATCAGGCGCGCTTCGCCCAGATCGACCACCTGTTGGGCGATGTGCTCGCCGAAGATTTCGGCATTGTCCGCCGGCGTCAGGTTGCCGACGTCGTGATTGCCAATGACGTGGTAACGCGGGCCGTTGAACTGGGCGAGACGATCGCGCACTTCGGCCTCAACGATCTTGTCATGTTCAATCGTGGTGTCGGAAATGCGATCGCCCAGGTCGAGCAGCATGTCGGCGCCCAGTTCCTGGACGTGGCGCACGGCCTTTTCGAGCTCGGGCAGCGCATCCCAGCCTTCCTTCTTGGCATGCGAATGGGGACCATGATGGATGTCGGCGAACAGGGCGATCTTCATTTTCGAGTGGACCTTTCGGGGCTCGGCTTCGTGTTGGCCAGACCCCTAGCACAGGCTCTGTGACACTAATATGAAGATATCTCATTTTCTAGATTGTTGACATTGAGCTTGTCTCAATACATGTTTCCAGCATGATTTGGAGACGGAAAGTGACGTTCAACTTCGCCGCGCACGCGGGATTTCTTATCGATCTCGATGGCACTTTGGCCTCGGGAAACCAGCTGTTGCCGGGCGCTGCGCGGCTTCTGGCCGAGGTTGAGGGACGGTTCGCCATCGTCTCCAATGATTCCGAACACACCCCCCAGCAACTTGCGCGCCGCTTCCGTGAGTGGCGGATCAATATGCCGGTCGAGCGCATCGTCCTTGCTGGCGTTGCAGCGCTTGATGCCGCAAAACTGAGCCTTCCTCAATCGCGTATGCTGCTACTCGGATCGCCGGCGCTCAGGCGCATGGCGCGCAACATGGGCTTCGAGCTGGTGGACCGTGATGCCGATATCCTGGTAATCGCCCGCGACCGTCAATTTACATATGCGAAGCTCCAGGCTGCTGCCCGCGCTGCCAGGGATGGCGCCCAGATCATCCTCGCCTGCCCCGACTTCAGCCACCCCGGTGCCGATGGCTATCCGGTTCCCGAGGCAGGCGCCTTGGCTGCCGCGCTTTTTGCCATGACAGGTCCGCTGCCCCATCGCGTCATCGGCAAGCCCGGACCTGCCTTGTTCGATCAAGCCAGCCGCCAGATCGGCGTCGATGCGAAAAAGTGCGTCGTCATCGGAGATAATCCACTCACCGATGGCGCAGGGGCGACGGCGCTGGGCATACCCTTCTGGCAGGTCGTTACCGGCAAGCTGCCTAACCTGCTTCGCGAAACCGTCATGGATGTGGTCTAGTGGCGCTCAACTTCCGCATCGACAGGCCCTCATGTCCGAAATATCCAGCCCCGACCGCCTGATGAATATCGTCGATCGCATTGCCGCCATCCGCGCCGATCTGGCGCCGACCGCCGGCCGAATTGCAGATTTCATCGCCCAGAACGCGGCCGATGTGGTGCATATGTCGGTGACGGAAGTCGCCGAACGCAGTGGCGCCAGCGAGGGCAGCGTGGTTGGCCTCTGCCAGCAGTTGGGCGCCCGCGGTTTCCAGCAGATCAAGATCGCCCTGGCGCGCGACCTCGTCCAACCAGTTCAGTTCATCCACGAAGACCTGACCCCGGCCGATGGACTGGCTGACGTTGTGACCAAGATTTTCGGCGGCGGCCTCCAGGCCTTGCGTGACACGCAGAATGCCCTCGATCTCAACGCTCTGGGTCAGGCAGTCGCGGCCATCCGCAAGGCCAAGCGCGTCGAGGTCTTCGGCATCGGCTCGGCTGCCCCCATCGCCGAGGATGCCACATATCGCCTGCTGCGCATTGGCATCAATGCCCGCGCCAGCGTCGATAGCCACATCCAGGCCATTACCGGCTCGCTCTGTGACCCCGACGTCGCCGTCATCACCATTTCTCATTCTGGCTCGACCATTGAAACATTGACGGCCACCAAGCTGGCCAAGGAAGCCGGTGCCACCACCATCGCCGTGACGAATTTTGGCCGCTCGCCGCTCCTGACCCATACCGATATTGTGCTGCACACTTTGGCGCGCGAAACCCAATTCCGCACCGAAGCCATGACGAGCCGCATAGCGCAACTGGCGGTCATCGACACTCTTATCGCCGCTCTTGCGCTGGCCGACTATGACAGGGCGGTCGCGACGATCGACAAGACTTTTGACGTGCTGTCGGTTAAGAGGGTCTGAGCTCTACACAAGCGCGGCGTCGAAGGGCAGCTTTCAGGTTGGCGCTGCCAGTTGCCACACGTCCGCAATGCGTCTTTGTCGGACCGACCGTTTTGAGCGCCAGGAGACCGGCAGCCTCGGGGTGGCAAGCGGTCAGGCAGGTGGAGGCAGGTCAAAAGCTGCCGCCGTTAGCTCATAACCTTGATACCCAATGCAGCATTGATCGCGTCAGCCAACTGGGACTGCTGATACGGTTTGCCGAGCCGTCCAACATCGAGCTTCACGTTGCCCGGCAACTCGGCATAACCACTTGCAAGGATGATCGGCAGGGTCGGAAAAATCTCTCTGACAGCCAAGATAAGGTCGGCGCCTGACATCTTGGGCATAGAAAAATCCGTGATCATGAGATCGACGGATTTTCCGCTCCGAAGGATCTCCAGAGCCGCCATGCCGGAATTGGCCTCGATGACGTTGTGGCCGAGGTCCTCTACCATTTCGACAGTGCTCATGGCGATAAGGGCATCGTCGTCGACGACCAGGATGGTTGAGCGCTCGGCCTTCCGAACGGTCGGTAGCTCATCGACCTGTGGTGCCTCGGTATACTCCGAGTCTGAAGAGGCGGCCGGCAGCAGCATTTCCGCCGTCGTTCCTTTGCCCACCTCGCTGGTGAGGTTGAATGCGCCGTGCAGCTGCAGAACGAGCCCATGGATCATGGACAAGCCAAGCCCGGTTCCTTTGCCCACCCCCTTGGTCGAGTAAAACGGCTCGACGGCACGCCTCAGCGTTTCGGCAGCCATACCCTTGCCGGTATCGGTCAGCGCAATGCGGACGTAATCGCCCGCAGGCAAGTCAGGGCTTCCTCCTTCGATAACCGTGCTGCCGATCGCTATGGCAATGGTGCCGCCGTCAGGCATTGCATCTCGGGCGTTGACCACCAGATTGAGGATCGCCAGCTCTATCTGGTTGCCGTCGACTTCTGCATATGCGGTTGGGCACCGGGTCTCCACAACGATTTCGATACCCGGTCCGACAGACTGGCGCATCAAGGTTTGGAGGTTAGTGATCAGCCCGACAAGGTCCGTTCGCCTGACTTCGAGCTCCTGCTTTCGCGCGAACGCCAAGAGGCGCTGAGTCAGCGACGCACCGCGACGTGCTCCTTCCAACGCGCCCTCTATTAGCCTCACCGCGCGCTCATCGCCTGCAACGTGGCGTCGGAGCACTTCGAGATTGCCCAGCACAGCCATGAGCAGATTGTTGAAGTCATGGGCAACACCGCCGGTCAACTGACCAATGGATTCCACCTTCTGTGCCTGGACCAGCAGCTCTTCGGCTTTCTCACGCTGTTGCATCTCGACGATCGTGCGCCCGTGCGCCTCCTCAAGGGCGGCCGTGCGTTCGGCCACGCGCATCTCGAGGCTTTGATTGACGGCGATCAACTGCTGCTCGTGAGTCTTACGGGCGGTTATGTCGGATGACACGCCAACCATCTTGCTGGGTGCGCCGTTGCGATCGACGAGCCGGCGCCCATGCACTTCAGCCCAATGCTCGGATTTGTCCGGCCAGACCGTCCGATACTCAATGCGATAGTCCTCACCAGTTTCGACAGTGTGGAGAACTGCCAGACGCATGCGCTCCTGATCGCCTGGATGCACGGTCCCCAACAGGTCTGGGTAGTCGAACCTGTCCTCCGGACTTCTGCCGAACGCCGCCTTGCATGTCGGCGATGCATTAAGCGTCATAGTCGTCAGGTCGAGTTCCCAAGTTCCCAGGTGTCCCGCCAGAAGAGCCGTGCGCAAACGCTCCTGGTTCTCGGCCAGTTCAGCAATACGCGAGCGTGCATCATATTGGCGCAACCGGGCGCTGACCGTCGCTTTCACAACGCTCGCGAAGGTTGTCGGGTGAAATGGTCGCTCCAGGAAGGTTACGTTTCCAAGAAGTTCCAGTAGGCGCGCCGCGTGAGGATTGCGCTCTGGCCCTCCACCTGCGTGAGTGAGAACAACTATGGGTAGGTCTGACCAGGTCGGCTGGCCCTTCAGCCACTGATCGAGTCCACGTAAATCTGAATGGTTGAGCTCTTCCTGCGTAACAAGGACCAAGCTCACTTCATCGTCGAGCGCAGCAACCAACGTCGCGACGTCGGCGACAACGCGACTTTCGAGATCACTATTGGCCAACAGCGATGCCGCCACTGCCGCATCACGACCGCGTGGCGCCAGGATCAAAACATGGGATGGAGATGTCACGGCCGTTTGTCGCTGTCCGCACCGATGCTACCTACATCGCCGATGAAAGTCGGTACACCGCGCAGAACGCCCTGGAACTCCTTTAGCGGCTGTCCGACCTTTAGGCCCTTGGTGCCCATCCAGAACTCTCGAATTGTCTCCTCGTGCGCGCCAGTCCGCTTCTTGATCACGGAAATCGCTCGTCTAACCTTGCCGGCCGCTTCAAAGTACCGAAGCAGAATAACCGAGTCAGCAAGATAGGTCACATCAACCGGGGACTTCATATCTCCAACTAGCCCATGCTGGGCGATGGTCAGGAAAGTCGATGCACCCTGCCTGTTCAGGTACTGCAGCAGCTCATGAACGTGCAGTATCAAGGAGTTTTCCTGCGGCATCGCCGCCTGGTATCCGTTGAGGCTGTCAATCAGCACCGTTTTGGCACCCAAACGATCAACAGCGTAGCGTACTCGGTGCGCAAATTCGCCAGGCGATAGCTCGGCAGCATCAACTTGCTCGACGTGGAGCGAGCCGGCGTCGATCATTGACCGAAGATCGTACCCGAGCGTCTTCATCCGGTCGTAGAGCAGGCCAAGCTCTTCATCCAGGATGAATGCCACCGCCTTTTCACCACGCTCCATAGCTGCCGCGATGAACTGGAAGGCAAATGTGCTTTTCCCGGTGCCGGCGGGTCCGATGATCAGAGTGCTGGATCCTACCTCCAGTCCCCCGCCCAGTAAGGAATCCAGTTCTGGTGACCCGCTTAACAATTGCTTGCGTTCGAATGACGTCCGGTGCTCGGACGAGACGAGGCGAGGGAATACTTCCATGCCGCCAGTGGCGATGTTGAAATCGTGGAAGCCACCACGGAAGCGTTGCGCGCGGTATTTGACGACCTTGAGGCGGCGCCTATCGGCGCCATAGTCTGGCGTTGTCTCTTCGAGCCGTATGACACCGTGGGCGACGCTGTGGACCGTCTTGTCGGTGGACTCGGACGTGAGGTCATCCAACATGAGTACGGTGGCGCCATTCCGCGCGAAATAGTGCTTCAACGCGAGGATTTGTCGCCGATAACGCAGTGAACTTTGCGCAAGAAGCCTGATTTCGGAAAGGCTATCCAGAACCACGCGGTCTGGCTTGACGAGCTCGACCTGATCAAAGATCGCCTTCGTCGCCTCACCCAGTTCAAGATCGGAAGAGTAGAGCAGCGTCTGTGTCTGATCCGGGCTGAGCAGCGTCTCCGGCGGAACAAGTTCAAACACTTTGATAGACGGCCCCATAGTCCAGCCGTGCGACGCCGCGCCCATGCGCAGCTCTTCTTCAGTTTCCGAGAGGGTAATGTACAGACCCTTCTCGCCGACGTTTTCGCCTTCAAGCAAGAATTGTAACGCAACGGTTGTTTTACCGGTGCCGGGGGCCCCTTCGAGAAGGAACAGATGCCCTTTACTAAGGCCGCCTGCGGTTATGTCATCGAGACCAGCAATGCCGAATTTGGATTTGTTTGCGATAGCGGCAGATGTGGTCATAGACGTCCTCGGTGCATTCGTGCGCGTTCCGGGTGCTTGATGCGCACGAAAAATGACAGCCGGCACGCTTTCGGAGAGCGCCAGGCTTCACGATAACATCACTCTACGATTTTATACGAAACGCTCGCTACTAACTTTATTGGGGCGTCGACGAAGAATCGAGCAGACTGCCAAGCCCAACGGCGGAAGTCACTCTTCAGCGTGTAGGCAGTCGGTGCAGTCCACGTCGCCATTGGCGTTCAGACTAAACTCCATAAGGAAGCCACTACAGCAACAACCGCCACGATGGCGATGCCGTAAATTGCTACGCCATTTGGTGCCTGCCGGTGCTATACGACCTGACGTGCAGCGGCTGGGTCTGGATGAGCAACCTTCTCACCTGTCCGTCCACCGTCGATATCAGCTCGAAGCTGATCAGTTGTTGGGATTGCCATAGCTTTGCTCAAGTCGCCGCCGAGTCGCGGTGATCGACTGGCTTTTCGAGATCTTCGACCCCGCCCTCCTCGTGCTCGGGATCTTTTCCCTTTCCAGGCACGGGACGGTTGGACAGGTGGTCGTGACGCATCTGTTCTGCCGTAACGGCCGCGCCGATACGGTCAGCCTGTTCTTCATCGTCGGTTACGATGACGGCCGCGCGCATGGGCGCAATCTCAAATTCACGGACAAGGAATTCTGCATCTGCTTTTTTGCTGGCATCATTCATAGTGCTCTCCAATTCAAAAATGGGGCGCGATGCATCGCGCCCCTGGGATTTAACGAGATGCTTTGTAGAGCTTGGATGCTATCTCGTAGAATTCTTCGGGCGCATAATCCGGCGTGAACGCCGATGGCACACCCTGCAGCTGCTGCATCTTGCCGCCGTCCGGGATGCCTTCGACAACCTCGAGCGGTCCCGGAGGATCACCCGGCAGAGCTACCTCGTCATTGGACCAGATACCGGAAATCTCCTGGTAGTCGTCCTGGCTCCAGGTGTAGAGCCGCCGATGCGAGCCCTCATCGAGGTATTTCTGGCTTTCTGGAATCTTGGACAGGTCGATGTTGGGCGTGGGCAGCATTTTCTTGATGTCGACGCCGGTCAGTTTCTGCAAAGCGAGGGCATAGGAATGGGCATGTACCGAGCCGCGGACCAATAGATAGCCACATACTTCCCGGCCGGTGGCGTTGTCGGCGCTGAGGGTTTCATAGACGCGGAGCTTGTGGAGGCGTGCGCCGCATTCGAGGTGGAAGTTGTGCAGGAGGTCGAAGATCACATTGCCGGTGGTGGTGATGAAGTCATTGTTCCAGGACGCACCATTGCTGTTGACCGGTGTGGCGCCGCCACCATTGGCCAAGAAGGCCGATGCCAGCCGGATATCCTCCATGGCTTCGTGCGGTGACTTCGAGATATCACCGCCATCACCCATGTCGCCCTTTGGCTTTTCCGGCCCGTTGTTGAGCATTCCCACGCCATTGCTGACGAGCTCGACATGGGCGAGCTCCTCGGCTGTGATCGAGGCGACCAGGCTATAGAAGGGACGCAACTTGTCCTTGGAGCGGAAGTTGAAGCTCTGGAACATGTAGTTTCCGAGCGTGGACATTTCGCCATATTTTCCGCCGAGCAACTCCTGCAAGGCTGCGGCAGCATTCGGATCCTGCTTCTTGGCTGGTGGGAGTTCGGTGATCAGTCGGTCTACACGCATGAACATGGTAGTTCTCCGATGTTGATAGCTCGAAACAAAAAGACCGGCGGGTCTCCGCCGGTCTGTGGGTTACTTTTTGGCGGTTTCGCCCGCTTCCTTGAGCGCCGCGAATTGCACCGTCACCGTTTCGATGTTGGCATCGAGCCATTCGGCCATGGCGATCTCTTCATCGAGGTTGGCCTCGAGCGCCTTGATGGCTTGTGTGTTGCCGGAGGCTTCGGCCAGGGCGATCAGCGATTTGTAGGCGGCGATCTCGAAATTCTCGAAAGCGAAGTTGGCGAAGGAGTTCTTGACGATCTCGTCAGGCGCAACGGTGTGGCCGACGGCAGCAAAGGTCCCGGCCAGTGATAGCGCCATGTCCTTGAGAGCAGATCGGTCCTCGTCCAAGCCATCGAGGATGGCTTCAAGCCGCTCGATCTGTCCTTCAGTTTCCTTAATGTGGCGGTTCAGCATCGCCTCGACATCGGGATAGTTCTCGATACGGCTGGCCTGCGGCTTCATGATGGAGAGCGCCTGGTTTTCCATAGCGTGGGCGTTCTTGAGCCCGGTGACGAAAAGGTCGTGTGATGTAGTTGCCATACGGTTTGTCCTAATATCGTGGTGACAATCGGAGGCAGTTGAATGGATGAACAGCCGACGAGTTCCGCATGAAAAATACAATTATATCAGCATGTTATTCAGCGCGAGCGGATGCTTTTACAGACTTGCTATTGCAAGCTGTCACTCTAAATGCGGTGATGATCAGTGTCGAAAGCCGGTAGGACCGACTGTGTCACCTGTTCGAAAAGTGCGCGTTTGCCCCCGTCGAGCGGGTGTAGTGACGCCGAGCGTCTCAACGACGCCGTTGCCGGTCGCTTTGTACTTTTTGATAGAGACGCACTACGTTCTTCGCGGTGTCGCTGGTCTTCTGCCAATAAACCTTGGCTGTAAGTTCGCGCGGGGATCCGCTACGGACCAGCTCCATCCCTAATAGAAAGCTGGCTGCTGCCTCAGGCGATTTGGCCGATACAGACCGTCGTTCTCCAGAACTGGCAGGGCGGATATCGAGTACTTCGTATGTCGTGGTCATAGACTTCTCTTCGCTTCAATGATCGGGAAGAGGAACTGACGCCGGATAGTGCTCCTCGGTCGATAGCGGGACCTAGATATTTTCCAATCGTCGGCGCCGACGTTGCGGCAATAAGCACAACAGATCATGGATAATCGCCCCCGGCACTATCACATGTTAGAGGCAAACCCTTCTTCGTCTGGTCGGTACAATTGACCTTAGCTGGCCGTGGAACCGTCTTTCCGCCAGGAAGTTCACCCGTCAAATGGGAAGGATACTATGAGTAGACCGAACGACTTCGAAGGGCGGCGCGTGCTCGTCGTGGAGGATGACTATCTAATCGTGGCAGGCCTCATCGAGACCCTGCAATCCATGGGCGCCGAGGTCATTGGTCCGATTTCAAATGTGGACCAGGCCCTGAAGAGTATGGAAATCATTCCTCCGATCGCCGGCGCGGTACTTGACGTGAGCGTCCAGGGCGTACCCGTTTTCCCCGTGGCAGACGCGCTTGCTCAACGCAATATACCGTTCGTTTTCTCGACAGGATACGATCGGGAGTCCATTCCGCCGGAGCACTCCGACGTGCCCTTGTTTCAAAAACCTGCGGCGGACCATGAGGTCGTGGACGACCTGTTGCAACAGATTCGCACGGCCGAGTAGCCCCGCAAGTTACTCGAAATCGAACGTCACTGTAGTTTTGAACACGTTGCAAAGCGCTGCATCGAGAACACGTACCGAGAGCACCAGCGGCCCATCGTGCGGGATATTTTCAGCCGCCAGTTGAGCAATGGTCACGATTGCCTCTCGCTTCGCTGCCGCGTCGTCGAGTAACTCAACGCCGTCGTCATCACGCTTGGTCTCGCCGTTGAATTCTATCGGAAAAAAATATCTTTGCACCGAGCGGCTCCTCTCAGCGCTGAAAGGCTTCCCGTGAGGATGCGGTTCCTTCACGAATTCATGTCGGAAGGTCCCGCCTGATATGCAGATAGCTTCCGTCGAACTGGCCGAATTCGACCAAGGCGAGCCAGTCCAGGATTTCTACCCGGCCATCGGAGAACGTGAGAAGTTTCCGGCCACGAAGATCCTGAAGCGTACGATTGGCAT is part of the uncultured Devosia sp. genome and harbors:
- a CDS encoding response regulator, whose product is MTSPSHVLILAPRGRDAAVAASLLANSDLESRVVADVATLVAALDDEVSLVLVTQEELNHSDLRGLDQWLKGQPTWSDLPIVVLTHAGGGPERNPHAARLLELLGNVTFLERPFHPTTFASVVKATVSARLRQYDARSRIAELAENQERLRTALLAGHLGTWELDLTTMTLNASPTCKAAFGRSPEDRFDYPDLLGTVHPGDQERMRLAVLHTVETGEDYRIEYRTVWPDKSEHWAEVHGRRLVDRNGAPSKMVGVSSDITARKTHEQQLIAVNQSLEMRVAERTAALEEAHGRTIVEMQQREKAEELLVQAQKVESIGQLTGGVAHDFNNLLMAVLGNLEVLRRHVAGDERAVRLIEGALEGARRGASLTQRLLAFARKQELEVRRTDLVGLITNLQTLMRQSVGPGIEIVVETRCPTAYAEVDGNQIELAILNLVVNARDAMPDGGTIAIAIGSTVIEGGSPDLPAGDYVRIALTDTGKGMAAETLRRAVEPFYSTKGVGKGTGLGLSMIHGLVLQLHGAFNLTSEVGKGTTAEMLLPAASSDSEYTEAPQVDELPTVRKAERSTILVVDDDALIAMSTVEMVEDLGHNVIEANSGMAALEILRSGKSVDLMITDFSMPKMSGADLILAVREIFPTLPIILASGYAELPGNVKLDVGRLGKPYQQSQLADAINAALGIKVMS
- a CDS encoding ATPase domain-containing protein; the protein is MTTSAAIANKSKFGIAGLDDITAGGLSKGHLFLLEGAPGTGKTTVALQFLLEGENVGEKGLYITLSETEEELRMGAASHGWTMGPSIKVFELVPPETLLSPDQTQTLLYSSDLELGEATKAIFDQVELVKPDRVVLDSLSEIRLLAQSSLRYRRQILALKHYFARNGATVLMLDDLTSESTDKTVHSVAHGVIRLEETTPDYGADRRRLKVVKYRAQRFRGGFHDFNIATGGMEVFPRLVSSEHRTSFERKQLLSGSPELDSLLGGGLEVGSSTLIIGPAGTGKSTFAFQFIAAAMERGEKAVAFILDEELGLLYDRMKTLGYDLRSMIDAGSLHVEQVDAAELSPGEFAHRVRYAVDRLGAKTVLIDSLNGYQAAMPQENSLILHVHELLQYLNRQGASTFLTIAQHGLVGDMKSPVDVTYLADSVILLRYFEAAGKVRRAISVIKKRTGAHEETIREFWMGTKGLKVGQPLKEFQGVLRGVPTFIGDVGSIGADSDKRP
- a CDS encoding manganese catalase family protein, whose product is MFMRVDRLITELPPAKKQDPNAAAALQELLGGKYGEMSTLGNYMFQSFNFRSKDKLRPFYSLVASITAEELAHVELVSNGVGMLNNGPEKPKGDMGDGGDISKSPHEAMEDIRLASAFLANGGGATPVNSNGASWNNDFITTTGNVIFDLLHNFHLECGARLHKLRVYETLSADNATGREVCGYLLVRGSVHAHSYALALQKLTGVDIKKMLPTPNIDLSKIPESQKYLDEGSHRRLYTWSQDDYQEISGIWSNDEVALPGDPPGPLEVVEGIPDGGKMQQLQGVPSAFTPDYAPEEFYEIASKLYKASR
- a CDS encoding ferritin-like domain-containing protein is translated as MATTSHDLFVTGLKNAHAMENQALSIMKPQASRIENYPDVEAMLNRHIKETEGQIERLEAILDGLDEDRSALKDMALSLAGTFAAVGHTVAPDEIVKNSFANFAFENFEIAAYKSLIALAEASGNTQAIKALEANLDEEIAMAEWLDANIETVTVQFAALKEAGETAKK
- a CDS encoding response regulator, translated to MSRPNDFEGRRVLVVEDDYLIVAGLIETLQSMGAEVIGPISNVDQALKSMEIIPPIAGAVLDVSVQGVPVFPVADALAQRNIPFVFSTGYDRESIPPEHSDVPLFQKPAADHEVVDDLLQQIRTAE